A region from the Arthrobacter gengyunqii genome encodes:
- a CDS encoding DNA repair helicase XPB produces the protein MADGPLIVQSDKTILLEVDHAQATEARHAIAAFAELERAPEHIHSYRLTPLGLWNARAAGLDAEQVLNTLLTYSRFPVPHSLLVDIEETMSRYGRLRLEKDPQHGLVLRTTDYPVLEEVMHAKKIQPLLGPRIDGETVVVQSAMRGQLKQLLLKLGWPAEDLAGYVDGTPHPILLNEDGWSLRPYQKLATENFWAGGSGVVVLPCGAGKTLVGAAAMATSSTTTLILVTNTVSARQWKDELLKRTSLTEDEIGEYSGAVKEIRPVTIATYQVLTLKRGGLYPHLDLLDANDWGLIIYDEVHLLPAPIFRMTADLQARRRLGLTATLVREDGREGEVFSLIGPKRYDAPWKDIEAQGYIAPAECIEVRVDLPRDERVAYAMADDGDKYRLCSTSETKTGVVEQLVRRHAGEQTLVIGQYLDQLDELAERLDAPVIKGDTPVKERQRLFNEFREGKLTTLVVSKVANFSIDLPEASVAVQVSGSFGSRQEEAQRLGRLLRPKADGKAAHFYTVVARDTLDQDFAAKRQRFLAEQGYAYSILDAADIEKPV, from the coding sequence ATGGCTGACGGACCGTTGATTGTCCAGAGTGATAAGACCATTCTGCTGGAGGTGGATCATGCCCAGGCTACGGAGGCCAGGCACGCCATCGCCGCCTTTGCCGAATTGGAGCGCGCCCCTGAACACATCCACAGCTACCGGTTGACCCCGCTGGGGCTGTGGAACGCGCGGGCCGCGGGGCTCGACGCCGAGCAGGTCCTGAACACCCTTCTCACCTACTCCCGCTTCCCCGTGCCGCACTCCCTGCTGGTGGACATCGAGGAAACCATGTCCCGGTACGGGCGGCTGCGGCTGGAGAAGGACCCCCAGCACGGATTGGTGCTGCGCACCACCGACTATCCGGTGCTCGAAGAAGTGATGCATGCCAAGAAAATCCAGCCCCTGCTCGGCCCGAGGATCGACGGCGAAACCGTGGTGGTGCAGTCTGCGATGCGCGGCCAGCTCAAGCAGCTGCTGCTGAAGCTCGGCTGGCCGGCCGAGGACCTGGCCGGATATGTGGACGGCACTCCGCATCCCATTCTGCTCAATGAGGACGGCTGGTCGCTGCGTCCCTACCAGAAGCTGGCCACCGAGAACTTCTGGGCCGGCGGGTCCGGCGTCGTCGTCCTGCCCTGTGGAGCCGGCAAAACCCTCGTGGGCGCCGCAGCCATGGCGACCAGCTCCACCACCACGCTGATCCTGGTGACCAACACGGTCTCCGCCCGGCAGTGGAAAGATGAGCTCCTTAAGCGCACCTCGCTGACCGAGGACGAGATCGGCGAATACTCCGGTGCGGTCAAGGAAATCCGTCCCGTCACCATCGCCACCTACCAGGTCCTCACGCTCAAACGCGGCGGCCTGTATCCGCACCTGGACCTGCTGGACGCCAATGACTGGGGCCTGATCATCTACGACGAGGTGCATCTCCTGCCGGCACCGATCTTCCGGATGACCGCTGATCTGCAGGCCCGGCGGCGGCTCGGACTCACCGCCACGCTGGTGCGCGAGGATGGACGCGAAGGTGAGGTTTTCTCCCTGATCGGGCCCAAGCGCTACGACGCGCCGTGGAAGGACATCGAAGCGCAGGGTTACATTGCGCCTGCGGAATGCATCGAAGTTCGGGTGGACCTGCCACGGGACGAGCGGGTCGCGTATGCCATGGCGGACGACGGCGACAAGTACCGGCTGTGCTCGACGTCGGAAACCAAAACCGGAGTCGTCGAGCAGCTGGTCCGCCGGCATGCCGGCGAGCAGACCCTCGTGATCGGGCAGTACCTGGACCAGCTGGACGAGCTTGCGGAGCGCCTGGACGCACCCGTGATCAAGGGCGACACCCCCGTGAAGGAACGCCAGCGGCTGTTCAACGAGTTCCGCGAGGGAAAGCTGACCACGCTGGTGGTTTCCAAGGTTGCCAACTTCTCCATCGATCTGCCGGAAGCGTCTGTAGCCGTGCAGGTGTCCGGGTCCTTCGGGTCCCGGCAGGAGGAGGCACAGCGCCTCGGGCGGCTGCTGCG
- a CDS encoding helicase-associated domain-containing protein, which translates to MSAIRALAEDLAARSDDQLRELLAARPDLVLPPVPDFQALAARASTRISVQRVLEKLTSPELQVLEAVDLTTNEDSHLSTTASWLKSAIAGSTIKALDAILNHLHALALLRRATPHPGAPKADAGRRFYLPVSVLGEALGAYPAGLGRPYSTLAVQQPEFGQRLVGIVEGLRQNGISMERADTPATAAHSLHHLVSDPAGWARLISDAPPQTLELLRRFKYSPVGTIPKRAALGRAVLDNPSPSPVEWLVARGLLVPLDALHVELPRPVGQASRGHVIVSDFKLSPPAPVTRRVSNSVRDNAAFGAVAETLRLVTELLSLASSTPISTLRSGGVGVREVRRVSEALRVDIPATAWLLELAALAGLLSLDVTTSRWCVTEGTWLTLDRHEQWKQLVTAWLEADRAPSLVGSPLPGGGAINALAAEASRPDAPLVRKRALEMLSAMLEEDAAEEGATGALDAEALVSALTWHQPRLQRRFARLVPGILKEAAQLGLLGSGALTELGAAVAAGKWDAALEYLRQALPEPLNSFLLQADLTAVAPGYLEPGVARQLAAIAVAEGQGPATIYRFSADSVRRALDGGQSAAEILDFLHRHSATEVPQPLKYLVEDTAARYGRLRVGAMGSYLRSDDEDGLSGLMADPGTAPLGLVRLSPTVIGSVASPQELSHTLRELGYTPALEGRARPVAGSHAHPPVTVPVSSRTRLNPWDLTDEDIADQLAALRGSGPPVAGRSESQPLVGLEILREAIRTRSSVRMGVVDGQGNQRQEIFVPLSVTDGRVRVFDPRRDVERVVSVHRIMDVEIVEDTPAHG; encoded by the coding sequence ATGTCCGCGATCCGCGCTTTAGCCGAAGATCTAGCTGCACGCAGCGACGACCAGCTGCGTGAATTGCTCGCGGCCAGACCCGATTTGGTCCTGCCCCCGGTTCCGGATTTCCAGGCCCTCGCAGCCCGTGCATCCACGCGCATCAGCGTGCAGCGCGTTTTGGAGAAGCTCACCTCACCGGAACTGCAGGTCCTGGAAGCCGTGGACCTGACGACCAACGAGGATTCGCACCTCAGCACCACCGCCTCCTGGCTGAAAAGCGCCATCGCCGGATCCACCATCAAGGCCCTGGATGCCATCCTGAACCATCTGCATGCACTTGCGCTGCTGAGGCGTGCCACCCCGCATCCCGGGGCGCCCAAAGCCGACGCCGGACGCCGCTTCTATCTGCCCGTTTCCGTACTGGGCGAAGCACTCGGGGCTTACCCGGCAGGCTTGGGACGCCCCTATTCCACGCTGGCGGTCCAGCAGCCGGAATTTGGCCAGCGCTTGGTAGGCATCGTGGAGGGGCTGCGCCAAAACGGCATCTCCATGGAAAGAGCCGACACGCCGGCCACGGCGGCGCACTCGCTGCACCATCTGGTCTCAGACCCGGCAGGATGGGCTCGGCTGATTTCGGACGCCCCGCCCCAAACCCTCGAGCTTCTCCGCCGTTTCAAGTACTCCCCGGTGGGCACCATCCCGAAGAGGGCCGCACTGGGACGCGCCGTGCTCGACAACCCTTCCCCCTCACCGGTGGAGTGGCTGGTGGCCCGTGGCCTGCTGGTTCCCCTGGATGCACTGCACGTGGAGCTTCCCCGGCCGGTGGGCCAGGCATCCCGCGGCCATGTCATCGTTTCCGATTTCAAACTCTCACCGCCCGCGCCGGTAACCCGCCGTGTCTCCAACAGTGTTCGTGACAATGCGGCTTTCGGAGCAGTGGCGGAAACCCTGCGGCTGGTCACCGAGCTGCTGAGCCTGGCGTCCTCAACACCCATCAGCACTCTGCGTTCAGGCGGAGTGGGGGTGCGGGAAGTGCGCCGGGTTTCGGAGGCGCTGCGCGTTGACATCCCCGCCACCGCGTGGCTGCTGGAACTCGCTGCACTGGCGGGCCTGCTGTCCCTGGATGTCACCACATCGCGCTGGTGCGTCACGGAGGGAACCTGGCTGACCCTGGACCGGCATGAGCAATGGAAGCAGCTGGTCACCGCATGGCTTGAAGCAGACCGCGCGCCCTCCCTGGTCGGTAGCCCGCTGCCCGGCGGCGGAGCCATTAACGCGTTGGCAGCCGAGGCGTCCCGGCCGGACGCTCCCCTGGTTCGCAAACGGGCGCTGGAGATGCTCTCCGCCATGCTGGAGGAGGACGCCGCTGAGGAGGGAGCCACCGGAGCCCTCGACGCAGAAGCCCTGGTGAGTGCCCTGACGTGGCACCAGCCCCGGCTTCAGCGCCGCTTCGCGCGGCTTGTTCCGGGCATCCTCAAGGAGGCTGCACAACTGGGCCTGCTGGGGTCCGGCGCCCTCACCGAGTTGGGCGCCGCCGTCGCCGCCGGGAAGTGGGACGCAGCTTTGGAATACCTGCGCCAGGCGCTTCCGGAACCGCTCAACTCGTTTCTGCTGCAGGCTGATCTGACGGCTGTCGCTCCCGGATATCTGGAGCCCGGCGTCGCCCGGCAGCTCGCCGCCATCGCCGTGGCCGAGGGCCAGGGGCCGGCCACCATTTACCGCTTTTCCGCTGACTCCGTGCGCCGGGCACTGGACGGCGGACAGAGCGCAGCGGAAATCCTGGACTTCCTGCACAGACACTCCGCCACTGAAGTCCCTCAGCCGCTGAAATATCTGGTGGAAGACACCGCCGCCCGCTACGGCCGCCTCCGTGTGGGTGCCATGGGGTCCTACCTGCGCAGTGATGACGAGGACGGACTCTCCGGGCTGATGGCCGATCCGGGCACTGCACCCCTGGGCCTTGTACGCCTGTCACCCACTGTCATTGGCTCGGTCGCGAGCCCGCAGGAGCTGTCCCACACCCTGCGCGAGCTCGGCTACACCCCTGCGTTGGAGGGCCGAGCCCGTCCCGTGGCCGGATCCCACGCGCATCCGCCGGTGACGGTACCGGTGTCGTCGCGGACACGGCTCAATCCCTGGGACCTGACGGACGAGGATATCGCGGACCAGCTGGCTGCCCTCCGCGGTTCGGGACCGCCGGTGGCCGGCCGCAGCGAAAGCCAGCCGCTGGTAGGACTGGAAATCCTGCGCGAAGCCATCCGCACCCGCAGCTCGGTCCGGATGGGCGTCGTCGACGGCCAGGGGAATCAGCGGCAGGAAATATTCGTTCCCTTATCAGTCACCGACGGACGGGTGCGGGTTTTCGACCCGCGCCGCGACGTGGAGCGAGTGGTGTCGGTGCACCGAATCATGGATGTTGAAATAGTGGAGGATACCCCGGCGCATGGCTGA
- a CDS encoding cold-shock protein, with amino-acid sequence MPIGKVKWFDTGKGFGFLATDEGQEVFLHASALPAGVTEVKPGTRMEFGVADGRRGPQALSARILEAPPSVARATRKSADDMAVITEDLIKLLDAVSNGLRKGRYPDKKHATKVAAVLRAVADDLDV; translated from the coding sequence GTGCCCATCGGCAAGGTCAAGTGGTTCGACACTGGTAAAGGTTTTGGGTTTCTGGCCACGGACGAGGGTCAGGAAGTATTCCTTCATGCCTCGGCACTTCCGGCGGGCGTCACTGAGGTGAAGCCCGGTACCCGCATGGAGTTCGGCGTGGCCGACGGCCGTCGTGGACCGCAGGCGCTCTCGGCGCGGATCTTGGAAGCTCCGCCGTCGGTGGCGCGGGCCACGCGCAAGAGCGCGGATGACATGGCAGTCATTACGGAAGACCTTATTAAACTGTTGGATGCAGTCTCGAACGGCCTGCGCAAAGGCCGGTATCCGGACAAGAAGCATGCCACCAAGGTGGCGGCCGTTCTGCGTGCCGTCGCCGATGATCTGGACGTATAA
- a CDS encoding DUF3027 domain-containing protein, producing MSATESSESVSGAPAAEAESPAKAPRRVRRPSKPDAVLAAAVETARAGLLEVVPAEQIGTYIGAFPDAERLVTHRFKSLRPGYNGWHWYATVARVPRGKVATVCEVGLLPSENAVLAPEWLPWSERLRPEDVAAEEAAKAQERALSDDDEAADQAQTGQDQTEQDEAAQDEAAESSSDPQTGAQEDR from the coding sequence ATGAGCGCAACAGAATCTTCCGAATCGGTTTCCGGGGCTCCTGCCGCCGAGGCGGAGTCCCCTGCCAAGGCACCCCGCCGCGTGCGGCGGCCGTCCAAGCCTGACGCTGTTCTGGCGGCTGCGGTGGAAACGGCCCGTGCCGGCCTCCTCGAAGTTGTTCCGGCAGAGCAGATCGGTACCTATATTGGAGCCTTTCCCGACGCCGAACGCCTGGTAACGCACCGCTTTAAGTCCCTGCGCCCCGGGTACAACGGCTGGCACTGGTACGCCACGGTGGCGCGGGTTCCGCGGGGCAAGGTGGCCACGGTCTGCGAGGTGGGGCTGCTGCCCTCGGAAAACGCCGTCCTTGCTCCGGAGTGGCTGCCGTGGTCCGAGCGGCTGCGTCCGGAAGACGTTGCCGCCGAGGAAGCCGCCAAGGCGCAGGAACGCGCACTGTCCGACGACGATGAAGCCGCCGATCAGGCTCAGACAGGACAGGATCAGACGGAACAGGATGAGGCAGCGCAGGATGAAGCTGCCGAAAGTTCTTCAGATCCTCAGACAGGTGCGCAGGAGGATCGTTAA
- a CDS encoding MFS transporter, which yields MFRSLRFFNYRIWFLGALVSNIGTWMQRTAQDWLVYDILTDQDAAAMGIVMALQLGPQLVLAPWAGLIADTYNRRKVLVFTQVAMAALGLGLGVLVLSGAAELWHVYAFALALGVVSAVDAPARQSFVSEVVGETDLPNAVALNSASFNGARMVGPAAAGLLTVAVGPGWVFLINTLTFAAMVIALLKMRSSELRVLPKAPPGKGRIRAGLRYVRLRPDLMIVLLAVFIVGTFGLNFAVFIAAMARTEFGQDAGVFGLLNSVMAIGSVCGALLSARRDKPRLRFVFGAAGAFGASCLVAASAPTLVWFAVSLIPVGLFALTLMTSANAYVQTTTAPVMRGRVMALYFAIFMGGTPLGAPLVGWVSNSFGPRWSLGVAAASGLITAVVGFVWAWRAHHLRIHYDRTLPRRLHMTTTETEQDPGLV from the coding sequence GTGTTCCGGTCGCTGAGATTCTTTAACTACCGCATCTGGTTCCTGGGTGCGCTGGTGTCCAACATCGGTACGTGGATGCAGCGGACAGCCCAGGACTGGCTGGTGTACGACATCCTCACCGATCAGGACGCTGCCGCGATGGGCATCGTCATGGCCCTTCAGCTCGGGCCGCAGCTGGTGCTCGCCCCGTGGGCCGGATTAATTGCCGACACGTACAACCGGCGCAAGGTACTGGTTTTCACCCAAGTGGCCATGGCCGCGCTGGGCCTGGGACTGGGCGTGCTGGTGCTTTCCGGTGCGGCCGAGCTGTGGCATGTCTATGCTTTTGCCCTTGCCCTGGGCGTGGTGTCGGCCGTGGACGCTCCGGCGCGCCAGAGCTTTGTGTCGGAAGTCGTGGGTGAAACCGACCTCCCCAACGCCGTTGCCCTGAACAGTGCCTCTTTTAATGGTGCGCGCATGGTGGGCCCCGCGGCGGCCGGGCTGCTGACTGTTGCCGTTGGCCCCGGCTGGGTTTTCCTGATCAACACGCTCACCTTCGCCGCAATGGTCATCGCACTGTTGAAGATGCGCAGCAGCGAACTGCGGGTCCTGCCCAAGGCGCCTCCGGGCAAGGGCCGCATCAGAGCCGGCCTGCGGTACGTTCGGCTCCGTCCCGACCTGATGATCGTGCTCCTGGCCGTCTTTATTGTCGGGACCTTCGGGCTGAACTTCGCGGTGTTCATTGCTGCAATGGCCCGCACCGAATTTGGCCAGGACGCCGGAGTTTTCGGACTGTTGAACTCCGTGATGGCCATTGGATCGGTATGCGGGGCGCTGCTCTCCGCCCGTCGGGACAAGCCGCGCCTGCGCTTTGTCTTCGGCGCGGCAGGAGCTTTTGGAGCCTCCTGCCTCGTGGCAGCCTCTGCGCCCACCCTCGTGTGGTTTGCCGTCTCCCTCATCCCGGTGGGACTGTTTGCGCTCACCCTCATGACCAGTGCGAACGCCTACGTGCAAACCACCACTGCGCCGGTGATGCGCGGCCGGGTGATGGCGCTTTATTTCGCCATCTTCATGGGGGGAACGCCGCTGGGTGCTCCCCTGGTGGGGTGGGTCTCCAACAGCTTCGGGCCTCGCTGGAGCCTCGGCGTCGCCGCGGCCTCCGGACTCATCACCGCCGTCGTTGGGTTTGTCTGGGCATGGCGTGCACACCACCTGCGGATCCACTATGACCGCACCCTTCCCCGGCGGCTGCATATGACCACCACTGAAACAGAGCAGGACCCGGGCCTGGTGTAA
- the serC gene encoding phosphoserine transaminase: MGETAALKIPADLLPRDGRFGAGPSKVRPEQMEALSRAGTGLLGTSHRQAPVRNLVGSVREGLSNLFRAPDGYEVVLGVGGSTAFWDVASFGLVREKAQHLSFGEFGSKFAAATNKAPFLAESSIIKADPGTRPSAVAEAGVDVYAWPQNETSTGVAAPVKRVQGADADALVLIDATSAAGGLDVDLAESDVYYFAPQKNFASDGGLWLGMFSPAALERAAQINATDRWIPDFLNLQTAIDNSKLNQTYNTPSLSTLVTLNAQIEWMNANGGLEFTTRRTAESAGRIYSWAEASPVATPFVARPEDRSNVIATIDFDDSIDAAGIAKTLRANGVVDVEPYRKLGRNQLRIATFVAIEPDDVSALLRCIDYVIEHTR; encoded by the coding sequence ATGGGCGAAACCGCCGCACTTAAGATTCCCGCCGACCTCCTCCCCCGGGACGGGCGGTTCGGCGCCGGGCCCTCGAAGGTGCGCCCGGAGCAGATGGAGGCACTGTCCCGTGCCGGCACCGGCCTGCTGGGCACGTCCCACCGCCAGGCACCGGTCCGCAATCTGGTGGGCAGCGTCCGCGAGGGACTTTCCAACCTCTTCCGGGCACCGGACGGCTACGAGGTGGTGTTGGGTGTCGGCGGTTCCACGGCATTCTGGGATGTTGCTTCCTTTGGCCTCGTTCGGGAAAAGGCGCAGCACCTGTCCTTCGGCGAGTTCGGTTCCAAGTTTGCCGCGGCCACCAACAAGGCCCCCTTCCTCGCAGAGTCCTCCATCATCAAGGCCGATCCGGGAACACGTCCTTCGGCCGTTGCCGAGGCCGGCGTGGATGTTTACGCCTGGCCCCAAAACGAAACCTCCACGGGCGTTGCCGCGCCGGTCAAGCGGGTTCAGGGCGCCGACGCCGATGCCCTGGTCCTCATTGACGCGACCTCCGCAGCGGGCGGCCTGGACGTCGATCTGGCCGAGTCCGATGTCTATTACTTTGCTCCGCAGAAGAACTTTGCTTCCGACGGCGGCCTCTGGCTGGGCATGTTCTCCCCTGCAGCACTGGAACGCGCCGCGCAGATCAACGCAACAGACCGCTGGATCCCGGACTTCCTGAACCTTCAGACCGCCATCGACAACTCCAAGCTGAACCAGACCTACAACACGCCGTCGCTGTCCACACTGGTGACCCTCAACGCCCAGATCGAGTGGATGAATGCGAACGGCGGCCTGGAATTCACCACGCGGCGAACCGCAGAATCCGCCGGCCGGATCTATTCCTGGGCGGAGGCCTCCCCGGTGGCCACTCCCTTTGTTGCCCGGCCTGAAGACCGCTCCAATGTCATTGCCACCATTGACTTTGACGACAGCATTGATGCGGCCGGAATCGCCAAGACGCTGCGGGCAAACGGCGTCGTGGATGTTGAGCCTTACCGCAAGCTCGGCCGCAACCAGCTGCGGATCGCAACGTTCGTGGCGATCGAGCCGGACGACGTCAGCGCGCTGCTGCGGTGCATTGACTACGTGATCGAGCACACCCGGTAA
- a CDS encoding metal-dependent transcriptional regulator: MTDLIDTTEMYLRTILELEEENIVALRARIAERLRHSGPTVSQTIGRMERDGLVVVSGNRQLELTELGRRRATEVMRKHRLAERLLSDVIGLDWAYVHDEACRWEHVMSERVERRLYELLGRPTESPYGNPIPGLEEIGGVAAELFHQGVTNLVAAVAAVEPGTKMQLVRLAEPVQVEPELLTQLDEAGMRPGAEITAEVVAGYISVRVPGIEGALELPPEVASHVFVSTAG, translated from the coding sequence ATGACGGACCTCATCGATACCACCGAGATGTATCTGCGGACCATCCTGGAGCTTGAAGAGGAGAACATCGTTGCGCTCCGGGCACGGATCGCCGAACGGCTCCGCCACTCGGGACCGACTGTTTCCCAGACGATCGGCCGGATGGAACGGGACGGGCTGGTGGTGGTTTCCGGCAACCGGCAGCTTGAGCTGACCGAACTGGGCAGGCGCCGGGCAACGGAAGTAATGCGTAAGCACCGCCTGGCGGAACGGCTGCTGTCCGACGTGATCGGCTTGGACTGGGCTTACGTGCACGATGAGGCCTGCCGGTGGGAACACGTGATGAGCGAGCGGGTGGAGCGGCGTCTTTATGAGCTGTTGGGCCGCCCCACGGAATCCCCGTACGGGAATCCCATACCCGGCCTCGAAGAAATTGGCGGCGTGGCCGCCGAACTGTTCCATCAGGGGGTCACCAACCTCGTGGCGGCGGTTGCCGCGGTCGAGCCCGGAACCAAGATGCAGCTGGTCCGGCTGGCCGAACCGGTCCAGGTGGAGCCGGAGCTGCTCACCCAGCTTGATGAGGCCGGGATGCGTCCGGGTGCCGAGATCACTGCGGAGGTGGTTGCAGGCTACATTTCGGTCCGCGTCCCGGGGATTGAAGGCGCCTTGGAGCTCCCTCCAGAGGTGGCCTCCCACGTGTTTGTGTCCACCGCTGGATAA
- a CDS encoding M23 family metallopeptidase: protein MSKHAAPGRRRASAPAPAPRPRNGQSSGRRRAETKSHSFGDTAQKVAITAATSGLILTVAIPTTAAVSEPVQEMQPVAAEAPVVSADPDAAVTFERAALSSKFDPEAKLRHVVVASGSAISAGAAKGTLAKPLAADLVETSGFGYRVSPITGTAGEMHRGQDFSAACGTDVTAAASGTVTFSGWHAYGGGNRVVVDHGNGVETTYNHMSALAVAVGATVERGDLVGASGTTGASTGCHLHFEVMVNGEVVDPLGWL, encoded by the coding sequence TTGTCGAAGCATGCTGCCCCGGGCAGGCGCCGCGCGTCCGCCCCGGCTCCGGCTCCACGCCCACGGAACGGCCAGTCCTCCGGACGCCGTCGTGCGGAAACGAAGAGCCATTCTTTTGGTGACACCGCCCAGAAGGTCGCCATCACCGCCGCAACATCCGGCCTGATTCTCACCGTTGCAATTCCCACCACCGCCGCAGTCAGCGAGCCTGTGCAGGAGATGCAGCCCGTCGCGGCTGAAGCCCCCGTGGTGTCCGCTGATCCCGATGCAGCCGTTACCTTCGAGCGCGCCGCCCTGAGCAGTAAATTCGACCCGGAAGCGAAACTTCGCCACGTGGTTGTTGCCTCCGGTTCGGCGATCTCCGCCGGTGCTGCCAAGGGCACACTGGCCAAACCGCTGGCCGCCGATCTTGTGGAAACCTCGGGCTTCGGCTACCGCGTCAGCCCCATTACGGGCACCGCCGGCGAGATGCACCGCGGCCAGGACTTCTCGGCTGCCTGCGGAACTGATGTCACCGCAGCCGCATCCGGCACCGTTACCTTCTCGGGATGGCACGCCTACGGCGGAGGCAACCGCGTGGTCGTGGATCACGGCAATGGCGTGGAAACCACCTACAATCACATGTCCGCCCTGGCCGTGGCTGTGGGGGCCACGGTGGAGCGCGGCGACCTGGTGGGTGCCAGCGGCACCACGGGTGCCTCCACGGGCTGCCATCTGCACTTTGAGGTCATGGTGAACGGCGAGGTTGTTGACCCGCTGGGCTGGTTGTGA
- a CDS encoding NlpC/P60 family protein, with protein MGRQAAVVVAASGLVLAAGLPAQAAVSTDRQALEATALSAVTTTGAVSVSAQAPFELATIEPVSAVSGAEYRAQVAAEEAAAAAAAVAQEQAAVQAQQAAAVQASAATAQQAVAVQTQSAAPAATTVAPAVTAAPQASAPAPAPAASGVGAALVASAYSQIGVAQDCTAMVEKALRSVGKSVGDLAPAQFFAYGTVVGSPQPGDLVITSGHVAIYVGNGQVISGGFDGMNTVLHPLSYLGGASFVRVS; from the coding sequence ATGGGCCGCCAGGCCGCAGTCGTCGTCGCCGCATCAGGCCTCGTACTGGCCGCTGGTCTTCCCGCCCAGGCAGCCGTCAGCACCGATCGACAGGCCCTCGAAGCCACCGCGCTGAGTGCCGTAACCACCACCGGAGCCGTCTCGGTCTCCGCACAGGCACCCTTTGAACTGGCCACGATTGAGCCGGTTTCTGCTGTGTCCGGCGCTGAATACCGCGCTCAGGTTGCAGCCGAAGAAGCTGCTGCTGCCGCAGCAGCCGTTGCGCAGGAGCAGGCTGCCGTCCAGGCTCAGCAGGCCGCCGCTGTGCAGGCTTCCGCCGCAACGGCGCAGCAGGCTGTCGCCGTTCAGACCCAGTCAGCAGCCCCGGCCGCAACCACAGTTGCGCCGGCAGTGACCGCCGCACCCCAGGCTTCGGCACCCGCTCCCGCCCCGGCGGCCAGCGGCGTGGGCGCAGCGCTCGTCGCTTCGGCCTACTCCCAGATCGGCGTCGCCCAGGACTGCACCGCCATGGTGGAGAAGGCCCTGCGCTCGGTTGGCAAGTCGGTTGGCGACCTCGCCCCCGCACAGTTCTTCGCTTACGGCACGGTTGTGGGCTCGCCCCAGCCCGGCGACCTCGTCATCACCTCCGGCCACGTAGCGATCTACGTGGGCAACGGCCAGGTCATCAGCGGCGGCTTCGACGGCATGAACACCGTTCTGCACCCGCTGTCCTACCTCGGCGGCGCAAGCTTCGTCCGCGTCAGCTAA
- a CDS encoding NlpC/P60 family protein, whose product MTSTTERARHRAPVERTAPLSALAQAVSANAGTVGRQAAVVVAASGLVLTSGVAANATGSDVVRDVQTSTLDLSAAAQLTVPATAEVSFDRPAVAGVIVAPEAPEFAVQSQTEAPLQDASEAYTAQASVASNAVPAQSNAPAASGTAAIIAAAAYAQLGVSQDCTMLVTNSLAAAGISFHDWPAGYLSLGSTVSASQAVPGDLIYYADGGMGMAHIAVYIGNGQAIHGGFNGNSTVVAPAELGSGGVYIRVG is encoded by the coding sequence ATGACTTCTACAACTGAGCGCGCCCGGCACCGGGCGCCGGTGGAACGCACCGCCCCGCTGAGCGCCCTGGCCCAGGCAGTGTCCGCCAATGCCGGAACCGTCGGACGGCAGGCAGCCGTGGTTGTTGCCGCGTCAGGCCTGGTTCTGACCTCCGGCGTTGCGGCCAATGCAACTGGTTCCGACGTTGTCCGCGATGTTCAGACCAGCACGCTGGACCTGAGCGCCGCCGCACAGCTGACGGTTCCGGCAACAGCCGAAGTCAGTTTTGACCGTCCGGCCGTGGCCGGCGTCATCGTAGCTCCGGAAGCACCTGAGTTTGCGGTTCAGTCCCAAACGGAAGCCCCGCTTCAGGACGCTTCGGAGGCCTACACCGCGCAGGCTTCCGTGGCCTCCAACGCCGTCCCGGCGCAGTCCAATGCCCCGGCGGCATCGGGTACGGCAGCCATCATTGCAGCAGCTGCCTACGCGCAGCTGGGTGTGTCGCAGGACTGCACCATGCTGGTCACCAACTCGTTGGCGGCCGCGGGCATCAGCTTCCACGACTGGCCTGCCGGCTACCTGTCCCTGGGCAGCACCGTCAGTGCCTCGCAGGCTGTTCCGGGCGACCTGATCTATTACGCCGACGGCGGCATGGGCATGGCTCACATTGCTGTGTACATCGGCAACGGCCAGGCCATCCATGGCGGCTTCAACGGCAACTCCACGGTTGTGGCCCCCGCCGAGCTCGGCTCGGGCGGCGTCTACATCCGGGTTGGCTAG